From Streptomyces sp. NBC_00370, a single genomic window includes:
- a CDS encoding ABC transporter substrate-binding protein yields MALAATACGGGSSDDSGSTTLGASGKVDSACPAPSGTLAAAAKKEGKVVMSGSPTDTIRQQLPQAFQQTYGVKLDYIGTSGKDNAARLLSERKAGIYSQDVFVGGADTMANTYHAQKWITPLTKVLTPAELDPKSWRGGTVPFVDPDKEILSISRYVSVPVVINTDKVKPDEIKTWKDLLDPKWKGKIATIDPRSPGGAIYNVGMFQAAPGYGDAFVKQLYKDQQPVLITDSRQGTDDLARGKYPIALALGQLDVAKAMDDGLPIQVVAPDLQQTTSGFGFLAVSDKPPHPNGAKLLAQWLACPDGNKAWNTAYGSSSTRTDVKPPASLPEWEVPKDGVTYFDTNSWEFLTQGVAKATTLIKSLIGAN; encoded by the coding sequence GTGGCCCTCGCGGCCACCGCGTGCGGCGGCGGTTCGTCCGACGACTCCGGATCCACCACCCTCGGCGCCTCGGGCAAGGTCGACAGCGCCTGCCCGGCCCCCTCCGGGACGCTGGCGGCGGCGGCCAAGAAGGAGGGCAAGGTCGTCATGTCGGGCTCGCCCACCGACACCATCCGCCAGCAGCTGCCGCAGGCGTTCCAGCAGACCTACGGGGTGAAACTCGACTACATCGGCACCAGCGGCAAGGACAACGCCGCCCGGCTGCTGTCCGAGCGCAAGGCCGGGATCTACTCCCAGGACGTGTTCGTCGGCGGCGCCGACACCATGGCCAACACGTACCACGCACAGAAGTGGATCACCCCGCTGACCAAGGTGCTGACCCCGGCGGAGCTCGACCCCAAGTCCTGGCGCGGCGGCACGGTGCCGTTCGTCGACCCGGACAAGGAGATCCTCAGCATCAGCCGCTACGTCAGCGTCCCCGTCGTCATCAACACCGACAAGGTGAAGCCCGACGAGATCAAGACCTGGAAGGACCTGCTCGACCCGAAGTGGAAGGGCAAGATCGCCACGATCGACCCGCGCAGCCCCGGCGGCGCGATCTACAACGTCGGTATGTTCCAGGCGGCACCCGGCTACGGCGACGCGTTCGTCAAGCAGCTCTACAAGGACCAGCAGCCGGTGCTCATCACCGACTCCCGGCAGGGCACCGACGACCTGGCGCGCGGCAAGTACCCGATCGCCCTGGCCCTCGGCCAGCTCGACGTCGCCAAGGCCATGGACGACGGACTGCCCATCCAGGTGGTCGCGCCCGATCTGCAGCAGACCACCAGCGGGTTCGGCTTCCTGGCCGTCTCGGACAAGCCCCCGCACCCGAACGGCGCCAAGCTGCTCGCCCAGTGGCTGGCCTGCCCCGACGGCAACAAGGCGTGGAACACCGCGTACGGCAGCTCCAGCACCCGCACCGACGTGAAGCCGCCGGCCAGCCTGCCGGAGTGGGAGGTGCCGAAGGACGGTGTGACGTACTTCGACACCAACTCGTGGGAATTCCTCACCCAGGGTGTCGCGAAGGCGACGACCTTGATCAAGAGCCTCATCGGTGCCAACTAA
- a CDS encoding cupin domain-containing protein — MTTAETELPDIKRPTAYEQWLTDEGLKVVEGLFIQDLRTVELGDWARRGCRAAVARLEGTEDVNDAHIIEIAPGGQVAPERHLYEEITYVVAGRGSTKVWNAAGTETSFEWNTGSVFSVPLNAHAQHFNGSGSEPARFYTVTSAPLVMRMFHNRSFIYDCDFDFTDRFGSDKDDFSGAGTAYRSRVWESRFIPDAADIELKSWAARGAGGSNVMLEIADNSLCGHVSQFPTGTYKKAHRHNAGAHVIILGGTGFSLLWREGEPVRKVDWQQGSIVVPPDRWFHQHFNTGTTPARYLALRWGSKKYPLFKQFLIDRPTTEGGDQIEYQDEDPSVRATFEAELAKNGAKSRMDEVYARARQ; from the coding sequence ATGACCACCGCCGAGACCGAGCTGCCCGACATCAAACGCCCGACGGCCTACGAACAGTGGCTGACGGACGAGGGACTGAAGGTCGTGGAGGGGCTGTTCATCCAGGACCTGCGCACCGTCGAACTCGGCGACTGGGCACGGCGCGGCTGCCGGGCGGCCGTCGCCAGGCTGGAGGGCACCGAGGACGTCAACGACGCCCACATCATCGAGATAGCCCCCGGCGGGCAGGTGGCACCGGAACGGCATCTGTACGAGGAGATCACCTACGTGGTCGCCGGCCGGGGCTCGACGAAGGTGTGGAACGCGGCGGGTACGGAGACCAGCTTCGAGTGGAACACCGGCAGTGTGTTCTCGGTACCGCTCAACGCCCACGCCCAGCACTTCAACGGCAGCGGGTCGGAGCCGGCCCGCTTCTACACCGTCACCAGCGCACCGCTCGTGATGCGGATGTTCCACAACCGTTCGTTCATCTACGACTGCGACTTCGACTTCACCGACCGGTTCGGCTCCGACAAGGACGACTTCAGCGGCGCCGGTACCGCGTACCGGTCCCGGGTCTGGGAGAGCAGATTCATCCCGGACGCCGCCGACATCGAACTCAAGTCATGGGCGGCGCGCGGCGCGGGCGGCTCCAACGTCATGCTGGAGATCGCCGACAACAGCCTCTGCGGCCATGTCTCGCAGTTCCCGACCGGAACGTACAAGAAGGCCCACCGGCACAACGCCGGCGCCCATGTCATCATCCTCGGCGGCACCGGCTTCTCGCTGCTGTGGCGTGAGGGCGAGCCGGTCCGCAAGGTGGACTGGCAGCAGGGCTCGATCGTCGTACCGCCCGACCGGTGGTTCCACCAGCACTTCAACACCGGTACCACGCCCGCCCGTTACCTGGCCCTGCGGTGGGGCAGCAAGAAGTACCCGCTGTTCAAGCAGTTCCTCATCGACCGCCCCACCACCGAGGGCGGCGACCAGATCGAGTACCAGGACGAGGATCCCTCGGTGCGTGCCACCTTCGAGGCCGAACTGGCCAAGAACGGCGCGAAGAGCCGGATGGACGAGGTCTACGCCAGGGCCCGGCAATGA
- a CDS encoding Rieske 2Fe-2S domain-containing protein, producing the protein MISEAENEFLTRVGPGTPMGDLLRRYWQPVAVTADLSPDKRTKRIRVMGEDLVLYLTEENGYALVAESCAHRRVSLYYGFVEGCEIRCPYHGWKYDSTGQCLEQPFEQDNRRARERARIAAYPVRAYRGLLFAYLGPGEPPVLPRWDVLDRRDGKLTLFIEQELQCNWLQPMENAVDTVHTFWLHGHTMKVKGIDRGSYYYRPIEKYSFEQFEWGIIKRRVYRDTTGAVEEETGHPLVFPNILRLPEGPLQALHWRVPVDDEHTMIIRAGLLPDKPGAERVHDEEPEVVRIPPETTPEGDHAMNTFTSQDRMAWETQGAVYDRTKEMLGAEDKGIAMYRRLLRQQVELIQAGEDPMALIRDPAQAVVTFDVSRGQARVAVTEGRV; encoded by the coding sequence ATGATCAGTGAAGCCGAGAACGAGTTTCTCACCCGCGTCGGCCCCGGCACCCCGATGGGCGACCTGCTGCGCCGCTACTGGCAGCCCGTCGCCGTCACCGCCGACCTCTCCCCGGACAAACGCACCAAGCGGATCCGGGTCATGGGCGAGGACCTGGTGCTCTATCTGACGGAGGAGAACGGCTACGCCCTGGTCGCCGAGTCGTGCGCGCACCGGCGGGTCTCGCTCTACTACGGCTTCGTCGAGGGCTGTGAGATCCGCTGCCCGTACCACGGCTGGAAGTACGACAGCACGGGGCAGTGCCTGGAGCAGCCCTTCGAGCAGGACAACCGGCGGGCCCGCGAGCGCGCCAGGATCGCCGCCTATCCGGTACGGGCCTACCGCGGGCTGCTCTTCGCCTACCTCGGTCCCGGCGAGCCGCCCGTGCTGCCCCGGTGGGACGTGCTGGACCGCCGCGACGGCAAGCTCACCCTCTTCATCGAGCAGGAGCTGCAGTGCAACTGGCTCCAGCCGATGGAGAACGCCGTCGACACCGTGCACACCTTCTGGCTGCACGGCCACACCATGAAGGTGAAGGGCATCGACCGGGGCAGCTACTACTACCGCCCCATCGAGAAGTACTCGTTCGAGCAGTTCGAGTGGGGCATCATCAAGCGCCGGGTCTACCGCGACACCACCGGGGCCGTGGAGGAGGAGACCGGCCATCCGCTGGTCTTCCCCAACATCCTGCGGCTGCCCGAGGGCCCGTTGCAGGCCCTGCACTGGCGGGTGCCCGTCGACGACGAACACACCATGATCATCAGGGCCGGGCTGCTGCCGGACAAGCCGGGTGCGGAGCGGGTCCACGACGAGGAGCCCGAGGTGGTGCGCATCCCGCCGGAGACGACCCCCGAAGGCGATCACGCGATGAACACCTTCACCAGCCAGGACCGGATGGCCTGGGAGACCCAGGGCGCCGTCTACGACCGTACGAAGGAGATGCTGGGCGCCGAGGACAAGGGCATCGCCATGTACCGCAGGCTGCTGCGGCAGCAGGTCGAGCTGATCCAGGCGGGCGAGGACCCGATGGCGCTGATCCGGGACCCCGCCCAGGCGGTGGTCACCTTCGACGTCTCCCGTGGCCAGGCCCGGGTCGCGGTCACCGAAGGCCGGGTCTGA
- a CDS encoding class II aldolase/adducin family protein: MTAPAERIAAGEPVVAGEVRAAAEVRAAAERVAEACRVLGRLGLTREPAGHISMLLADGTVALKARGPAESGLRFAGADDVVVVDRGGTLLSGAPGLTAPQELAIHLAVYRARPDVTSVAHVHPTMPVLFSVCDVPLLPVTGAYDPYALRLLADGVPTFDRSVLVTTPELGDELAAVLGAGSVCLMRGHGVTAVGASPEEAALNVIKLSELAELNFQARQLGEPRRIDEAERAAIVGTGRTRPELIASAWRFYLRLVSEQPEGS, from the coding sequence ATGACGGCGCCGGCCGAGCGGATCGCCGCGGGCGAGCCGGTCGTGGCGGGCGAGGTACGCGCGGCGGCCGAAGTGCGCGCGGCGGCCGAGCGGGTCGCCGAGGCCTGCCGGGTCCTCGGCCGGTTGGGGCTCACCCGCGAACCGGCCGGACACATCAGCATGCTGCTCGCGGACGGGACCGTCGCGCTGAAGGCCCGCGGTCCCGCCGAGTCGGGGCTGCGGTTCGCCGGCGCCGACGACGTGGTGGTGGTCGACAGGGGCGGCACGCTGCTCTCCGGCGCTCCCGGTCTCACCGCGCCCCAGGAGCTGGCCATCCATCTGGCCGTGTACCGGGCGCGCCCCGACGTCACCAGTGTGGCGCACGTCCATCCCACGATGCCGGTCCTGTTCAGCGTCTGCGACGTGCCGCTGCTGCCGGTGACCGGCGCCTACGACCCGTACGCCCTGCGGCTGCTGGCCGACGGGGTGCCGACCTTCGACCGCAGTGTGCTGGTGACGACCCCTGAGCTGGGCGACGAACTGGCGGCGGTGCTGGGGGCGGGCTCGGTGTGTCTGATGCGCGGCCACGGTGTGACGGCGGTGGGGGCGAGCCCCGAGGAGGCGGCTCTCAATGTCATCAAACTCAGCGAGCTGGCCGAACTGAACTTCCAGGCCAGGCAGCTCGGGGAGCCGAGGCGCATCGACGAGGCCGAACGCGCCGCGATCGTCGGCACCGGACGTACCCGCCCCGAGCTGATCGCCTCGGCGTGGCGCTTCTACCTGCGGCTCGTGTCCGAGCAGCCGGAGGGGAGTTGA
- a CDS encoding ethanolamine ammonia-lyase reactivating factor EutA has product MADTVLTGDRPSHEHGRHHDDHSHSHDHSHHSHDHGHDHGVEIQADDPDHPLWARDQIVLTSVGIDIGSATSQLLFSRITLRRLGRELSSAFAVVDRETVHESAVTLTPYAEGLRIDETALRAVVDEAFEQAGISPDDVDTGAVILTGEATRRHNARAIADMFAAASGRFICATAGHGMEAVLAAHGSGAVARSREGAARVLNIDIGGGTAKLSVCDSGTVRSTAALHLGARLVVVDAENRIVRLEPAGARLAAVLGLDWRLGDRTEPAELARLAALMADTVVATVGGTRDPAEGLDWLGLTEPLTERGPYDAVLFSGGVAEYVYGREAKEFGDLGPLLGRALVERFALLPGPVEDSRRAIRATVLGASQYTVQVSGNTLHISDPALLPLHNLRVVRPAVELPDTVDAGAVAAAIERHLDGAEFAADDALVFGFTWSGLPSFPRLDAFVEGIRRGLADRISRGLPLCLLFEGDIARTVGGILVDQGVTTPVISVDGIAVTEFDFVDIGAVLTKSGTVPVSLKSLVFSL; this is encoded by the coding sequence ATGGCCGACACCGTACTGACCGGGGACCGGCCGAGCCACGAGCACGGTCGTCACCACGACGACCACAGCCACAGCCACGATCACAGCCACCACAGCCACGATCACGGCCATGACCATGGCGTCGAGATCCAGGCCGACGACCCGGACCATCCGCTGTGGGCCCGCGACCAGATCGTGCTGACCAGCGTCGGGATCGACATCGGCTCGGCCACCAGTCAACTGCTCTTCTCCCGGATCACCCTGCGCCGGCTCGGACGCGAACTGTCCAGTGCCTTCGCCGTCGTCGACCGGGAGACGGTCCACGAGTCGGCCGTCACGCTCACCCCGTACGCCGAAGGGCTGCGCATCGACGAGACGGCGCTGCGGGCCGTCGTGGACGAGGCGTTCGAGCAGGCCGGCATCTCGCCCGACGACGTCGACACCGGCGCCGTCATCCTGACCGGCGAGGCGACCCGCCGGCACAACGCCCGCGCCATCGCCGACATGTTCGCCGCCGCCAGCGGACGCTTCATCTGCGCGACGGCCGGACACGGCATGGAGGCCGTGCTCGCGGCGCACGGCTCGGGGGCCGTGGCCAGGAGCCGGGAGGGCGCCGCCCGGGTGCTCAACATCGACATCGGCGGTGGTACGGCCAAACTGTCGGTGTGCGACTCCGGGACCGTACGGTCCACCGCAGCGCTGCATCTGGGCGCGCGGCTCGTGGTGGTCGACGCGGAGAACCGGATCGTCCGGCTGGAGCCCGCGGGCGCCCGGCTGGCCGCCGTGCTCGGTCTTGACTGGCGGCTGGGGGACCGGACCGAGCCGGCCGAACTGGCCAGGCTCGCCGCGCTGATGGCGGACACGGTCGTCGCCACCGTCGGCGGTACGCGTGACCCGGCCGAAGGGCTGGACTGGCTCGGGCTCACCGAACCGCTGACGGAACGCGGTCCCTACGACGCCGTACTGTTCTCCGGCGGCGTCGCGGAGTACGTGTACGGCCGTGAGGCGAAGGAGTTCGGCGACCTCGGGCCGCTGCTCGGGCGGGCGCTGGTCGAGCGGTTCGCGCTGCTGCCGGGGCCCGTCGAGGACAGCCGCCGGGCGATCAGAGCCACCGTGCTCGGCGCTTCCCAGTACACCGTCCAGGTCAGTGGCAACACCCTGCACATCAGCGATCCCGCGTTGCTTCCGCTGCACAATCTGCGGGTGGTACGTCCCGCCGTCGAGCTGCCGGACACGGTGGACGCGGGGGCGGTGGCCGCCGCGATCGAACGGCATCTGGACGGCGCTGAGTTCGCGGCCGACGACGCGCTGGTCTTCGGGTTCACCTGGAGCGGACTGCCGAGCTTCCCCCGGCTCGACGCCTTCGTCGAAGGCATCCGGCGCGGCCTGGCCGACCGGATCAGCCGCGGACTGCCGTTGTGTCTGCTCTTCGAGGGGGACATCGCGCGGACCGTCGGTGGGATCCTCGTCGATCAGGGAGTCACCACACCGGTCATCTCCGTCGACGGTATCGCCGTCACCGAGTTCGACTTCGTGGACATCGGGGCCGTACTGACCAAGTCCGGTACGGTGCCCGTCTCGCTCAAGTCACTGGTGTTCTCGCTGTGA
- a CDS encoding IclR family transcriptional regulator has product MKNTTHDEPHQPASYPPQSGLSSVDNALRLLHLIGERRALRVAEAADDLDVARSTAHRLLTALRRQGFVTQDKPNGVYRPGRALLEIGLAAIGRVDIRHAARPVLEQLSEDTQETVSLLLLEGDSVRFIDCVEGSRAVRVASRTGIVLPAHCTAGGKAILAALPGSDLGRRYPTRQLDTRTPNSISTWGELQSELDEIRDTGFAVNFGEGESSICAVGMAIYDLIGYPLAAIAVAVPNTRLENIEQAREIAPMMVQAQASVRDALNETA; this is encoded by the coding sequence ATGAAGAACACAACGCACGATGAACCCCACCAGCCCGCCTCGTACCCACCGCAGTCGGGGCTGTCATCGGTCGACAACGCCTTGCGGTTGCTGCATCTGATCGGTGAGCGCCGGGCACTGCGTGTGGCCGAGGCCGCCGACGACCTCGATGTCGCCCGCTCCACCGCACACCGCCTGTTGACCGCGCTGCGCCGGCAGGGCTTCGTGACCCAGGACAAGCCCAACGGTGTCTACCGTCCGGGCCGCGCCCTGCTGGAGATAGGCCTCGCGGCCATCGGCCGGGTGGACATCCGGCACGCGGCGAGACCGGTGCTGGAACAACTCAGCGAGGACACCCAGGAGACGGTCAGTCTGCTGCTGCTGGAAGGCGATTCCGTCCGCTTCATCGACTGCGTGGAGGGCTCACGTGCCGTCCGTGTCGCTTCCCGTACCGGAATCGTCCTGCCGGCGCACTGCACGGCCGGCGGCAAGGCGATTCTGGCGGCGCTGCCGGGCAGCGACCTGGGACGGCGCTACCCGACCCGGCAGTTGGACACCCGCACACCGAACTCCATCTCGACGTGGGGCGAGTTGCAGTCCGAGCTGGACGAGATCCGTGACACGGGTTTCGCGGTGAACTTCGGCGAGGGCGAGAGCAGTATCTGCGCCGTGGGAATGGCGATCTACGATCTCATCGGCTATCCGCTGGCGGCGATCGCCGTAGCGGTACCGAACACCCGGCTGGAGAACATCGAGCAGGCGAGGGAGATCGCCCCCATGATGGTGCAGGCCCAGGCTTCCGTGCGGGACGCGCTCAACGAGACGGCCTGA
- a CDS encoding FAD-dependent oxidoreductase, translating to MTFVSNHRELPVLVLGGGPVGVTAAWALARAGVRVRVIERDPVPRTDWRASTFHPPTLELLDELGLSAQMHAEGLTVPRYQYRDRKEGLVAEFDFTLLKDETKYPHRLQLNQQHLVRMLVERLVDEPNVTLHYGIEATAIRVTEDGVVVEGHSAAGPETLHGSFLIAADGASSTARGLLGVPFEGFTYPERFLIASTTADFRALIPDIADVNYVADPEEWLFLLRTAESWRAVYPVPQGQSYEQATDAAEMQSRLQGIAPLAAGYEIGDYQIYHVHQRVAGAFVSGPCALIGDAAHINSPLGGVGLNSGIHDAVDLARRLARILLEGADEDAELATFDAVRRRVAVEYVQADTRRNTERISERDEAKRQANHAELRAVAADTDRARAWCRRASLLESVARFGIGLPPQDVRSRIEAAPASTA from the coding sequence ATGACATTCGTGTCGAATCATCGTGAGCTCCCTGTGCTCGTCCTGGGTGGTGGCCCCGTCGGTGTCACAGCGGCCTGGGCCCTGGCCAGGGCCGGCGTGCGAGTGCGTGTGATCGAGCGTGATCCGGTGCCGCGCACCGACTGGCGGGCCTCGACGTTCCATCCGCCGACCCTCGAACTGCTCGACGAGCTGGGCCTGTCGGCGCAGATGCACGCCGAGGGGCTCACGGTGCCGCGCTACCAGTACCGCGACCGCAAGGAGGGTCTGGTCGCCGAGTTCGACTTCACACTGCTCAAGGACGAGACGAAGTACCCGCACCGCCTCCAGCTCAACCAGCAGCACCTGGTGCGGATGCTCGTCGAGCGACTGGTGGACGAACCCAACGTCACACTGCACTACGGCATCGAGGCCACCGCGATCCGGGTCACCGAGGACGGTGTCGTGGTCGAAGGGCACAGCGCCGCGGGGCCCGAGACACTGCACGGCAGCTTCCTGATCGCCGCCGACGGCGCCAGCTCCACCGCACGGGGCCTGCTGGGCGTGCCGTTCGAGGGGTTCACCTACCCCGAGCGGTTCCTGATCGCCAGCACCACCGCCGACTTCCGCGCCCTGATCCCGGACATCGCCGACGTCAACTACGTCGCCGACCCCGAGGAATGGCTCTTCCTGCTGCGCACGGCCGAGTCCTGGCGTGCGGTCTACCCCGTCCCGCAGGGGCAGAGTTACGAGCAGGCGACCGACGCCGCCGAGATGCAGAGCAGGCTCCAGGGCATCGCGCCGCTGGCGGCCGGCTACGAGATCGGTGACTACCAGATCTACCACGTGCACCAGCGGGTGGCGGGCGCGTTCGTGTCGGGTCCCTGCGCGCTCATCGGCGACGCGGCGCACATCAACAGCCCCCTCGGCGGGGTGGGACTCAACAGCGGCATCCACGACGCGGTCGACCTCGCCCGCCGGCTGGCCCGGATCCTGCTCGAAGGCGCCGACGAGGACGCCGAGCTGGCCACCTTCGACGCGGTGCGCCGCCGGGTCGCCGTCGAATACGTACAGGCCGACACCCGGCGCAACACCGAGCGGATCAGCGAGCGCGACGAGGCCAAACGGCAGGCCAACCACGCCGAACTGCGGGCCGTCGCCGCCGACACCGACCGGGCGCGCGCCTGGTGCAGGCGCGCCTCGCTGCTCGAATCGGTCGCCCGGTTCGGCATCGGCCTGCCGCCGCAGGACGTCCGCAGCCGTATCGAGGCCGCACCGGCCTCCACCGCGTGA
- a CDS encoding cupin domain-containing protein: MTSDTTTSAGHTDEESRLAAFYSDLASVDLHPLWTITRDLLPPTPRPRAVPWLWNAQVLAELAERALALVPVERGGERRVLSLGNPGLGGLPYAAGTLWGAIQCLGQGETAPAHRHTPGAIRFILSGDGVATTVDGDVCDMHPGDLVLTPSWNWHDHSSTSDGPMLWFDGLDLPMIEALDAVFFEPYPDFRQPDVTPHNRSETLAGPGPRFVSGAVRDVVAVDHSPLLVYRWQDTDRELSRLAAESGEPLVSLEFVSPATGASVLPTMNCAMHRLVPGARTLPVRRTGNAVYVVHRGAGSSVIEGRRFDWSQGDMFVVPSWAAAEHNSGPGADLFSIGDSPVLRALGIYRELALDTPQQVTGVFTPATLDDSVTP; this comes from the coding sequence ATGACTTCCGACACCACCACATCAGCAGGCCACACCGACGAGGAGTCCCGGCTCGCCGCCTTCTACTCCGACCTGGCCTCCGTCGATCTGCATCCGCTCTGGACGATCACCCGTGATCTGCTGCCCCCCACCCCCCGGCCGCGTGCGGTGCCCTGGCTCTGGAACGCCCAGGTCCTCGCCGAACTCGCCGAGCGCGCCCTCGCGTTGGTGCCGGTGGAGCGGGGCGGCGAGCGGCGCGTGCTGAGCCTCGGCAATCCCGGCCTCGGCGGACTGCCGTACGCGGCGGGGACGCTGTGGGGCGCCATCCAGTGCCTCGGCCAGGGCGAGACGGCCCCGGCCCACCGGCACACCCCCGGCGCCATCCGCTTCATCCTCTCCGGTGACGGCGTCGCCACCACCGTGGACGGCGACGTGTGCGACATGCACCCCGGTGACCTGGTGCTCACCCCGTCGTGGAACTGGCACGACCACAGCAGCACCAGCGACGGGCCGATGCTCTGGTTCGACGGGCTCGACCTGCCGATGATCGAGGCGCTCGACGCGGTGTTCTTCGAGCCGTACCCCGACTTCCGCCAGCCCGACGTGACACCGCACAACCGCTCGGAGACCCTGGCGGGTCCCGGACCCCGCTTCGTCAGCGGCGCGGTGCGCGACGTCGTCGCCGTCGACCACTCGCCCCTGCTGGTCTACCGGTGGCAGGACACCGACAGGGAGCTGTCCCGGCTCGCAGCCGAGAGCGGAGAGCCGCTGGTCAGCCTGGAGTTCGTCAGCCCCGCCACCGGGGCCAGCGTGCTGCCGACGATGAACTGCGCCATGCACCGGCTGGTCCCCGGCGCCCGCACCCTGCCGGTGCGCCGCACCGGCAACGCCGTCTACGTCGTCCATCGCGGCGCCGGCTCCTCGGTGATCGAGGGCCGCCGCTTCGACTGGTCGCAGGGCGACATGTTCGTCGTGCCGTCCTGGGCGGCCGCCGAACACAACAGCGGTCCCGGCGCCGACCTGTTCAGCATCGGTGACAGCCCGGTGCTGCGGGCGCTCGGCATCTACCGCGAACTGGCCCTCGACACGCCCCAGCAGGTGACCGGCGTCTTCACCCCGGCGACTCTCGACGACTCGGTGACACCATGA